One window from the genome of Nomascus leucogenys isolate Asia chromosome 12, Asia_NLE_v1, whole genome shotgun sequence encodes:
- the OSCP1 gene encoding protein OSCP1 isoform X2: MSVRTLPLLFLNLGGEMLYILDQRLRAQNIPGDKARKVLNDIISTMFNRKFMEELFKPQELYSKKALRTVYERLAHASIMKLNQASMDKLYDLMTMAFKYQVLLCPRPKDVLLVTFNHLDTIKGFIRDSPTILQQVDETFRQLTEIYGGLSAGEFQLIRETLLIFFQDLHIRVSMFLKDKVQNNNGRFVLPVSGPVPWGTEVPGLIRMFNNKGEEMKRIEFKHGGNYVPAPKEGSFELYGDRVLKLGTNMYSVNRPVETHMSGSSKNLALRTQESVAPNPLAKEELNFLARLMGGMEIKKPSGPEPGFRLNLFTTDEEEEQAALTRPEELSYEVINIQATQDQQRSEELARIMGEFEIVEQPRPSSSKGDDLLAMMDEL; encoded by the exons TTCTGAATGACATCATCTCCACCATGTTCAATAGAAAGTTTATGGAGGAATTGTTCAAGCCTCAAGAGCTCTACTCCAAGAAGGCCCTGAGGACTGTCTATGAGCGCCTGGCTCATGCCTCCATTATGAAACTGAACCAGGCCAGCATGGATAAG CTCTATGACCTGATGACCATGGCTTTCAAATATCAAGTATTGCTGTGTCCCCGACCCAAGGATGTGCTGCTGGTCACTTTCAATCATTTGGATACCATCAAGGGATTCATCCGAGACTCCCCAACCATCCTACAGCAAGTGGACGAGACTTTCCGGCAGCTGACAGAA ATATATGGTGGTCTCTCTGCAGGGGAGTTCCAGCTGATCCGGGAGACACTCCTCATCTTCTTCCAAGACCTGCACATCCGA gtATCCATGTTTCTAAAGGACAAAGTTCAGAATAATAACGGTCGCTTTGTGTTACCGGTGTCCGGGCCTGTTCCCTGGGGAACTGAAGTTCCAGGACTCATCAG AATGTTCAACAACAAAGGTGAAGAAATGAAGAGGATAGAATTCAAGCATGGTGGAAACTATGTCCCTGCACCCAAAGAAGGTTCTTTTGAACTTTATGGAGACCGAGTCCTGAAACTGGGAACTAACAT GTACAGTGTGAATCGGCCTGTGGAAACCCATATGTCTGGATCATCAAAGAACTTAGCCTTACGGACCCAG GAAAGCGTTGCTCCAAACCCTCTTGCTAAAGAAGAGCTgaattttttggccaggctgatgggAGGGATGGAGATTAAGAAACCCAGTGGCCCTGAGCCCGGATTCCGGTTGAATCTCTTTACCACCGATGAAGAAGAGGA ACAGGCAGCGCTAACCAGGCCAGAAGAGTTATCCTATGAAGTTATCAACATACAAGCCACCCAG GACCAGCAACGGAGCGAGGAGCTGGCTCGAATCATGGGGGAGTTTGAGATCGTGGAGCAGCCAAGGCCGAGCAGCAGCAAAGGGGACGATTTGCTCGCCATGATGGACGAGTTATAG
- the OSCP1 gene encoding protein OSCP1 isoform X1 produces MSVRTLPLLFLNLGGEMLYILDQRLRAQNIPGDKARKDEWTEVDRKRVLNDIISTMFNRKFMEELFKPQELYSKKALRTVYERLAHASIMKLNQASMDKLYDLMTMAFKYQVLLCPRPKDVLLVTFNHLDTIKGFIRDSPTILQQVDETFRQLTEIYGGLSAGEFQLIRETLLIFFQDLHIRVSMFLKDKVQNNNGRFVLPVSGPVPWGTEVPGLIRMFNNKGEEMKRIEFKHGGNYVPAPKEGSFELYGDRVLKLGTNMYSVNRPVETHMSGSSKNLALRTQESVAPNPLAKEELNFLARLMGGMEIKKPSGPEPGFRLNLFTTDEEEEQAALTRPEELSYEVINIQATQDQQRSEELARIMGEFEIVEQPRPSSSKGDDLLAMMDEL; encoded by the exons ATGAATGGACAGAGGTGGACAGAAAACGAG TTCTGAATGACATCATCTCCACCATGTTCAATAGAAAGTTTATGGAGGAATTGTTCAAGCCTCAAGAGCTCTACTCCAAGAAGGCCCTGAGGACTGTCTATGAGCGCCTGGCTCATGCCTCCATTATGAAACTGAACCAGGCCAGCATGGATAAG CTCTATGACCTGATGACCATGGCTTTCAAATATCAAGTATTGCTGTGTCCCCGACCCAAGGATGTGCTGCTGGTCACTTTCAATCATTTGGATACCATCAAGGGATTCATCCGAGACTCCCCAACCATCCTACAGCAAGTGGACGAGACTTTCCGGCAGCTGACAGAA ATATATGGTGGTCTCTCTGCAGGGGAGTTCCAGCTGATCCGGGAGACACTCCTCATCTTCTTCCAAGACCTGCACATCCGA gtATCCATGTTTCTAAAGGACAAAGTTCAGAATAATAACGGTCGCTTTGTGTTACCGGTGTCCGGGCCTGTTCCCTGGGGAACTGAAGTTCCAGGACTCATCAG AATGTTCAACAACAAAGGTGAAGAAATGAAGAGGATAGAATTCAAGCATGGTGGAAACTATGTCCCTGCACCCAAAGAAGGTTCTTTTGAACTTTATGGAGACCGAGTCCTGAAACTGGGAACTAACAT GTACAGTGTGAATCGGCCTGTGGAAACCCATATGTCTGGATCATCAAAGAACTTAGCCTTACGGACCCAG GAAAGCGTTGCTCCAAACCCTCTTGCTAAAGAAGAGCTgaattttttggccaggctgatgggAGGGATGGAGATTAAGAAACCCAGTGGCCCTGAGCCCGGATTCCGGTTGAATCTCTTTACCACCGATGAAGAAGAGGA ACAGGCAGCGCTAACCAGGCCAGAAGAGTTATCCTATGAAGTTATCAACATACAAGCCACCCAG GACCAGCAACGGAGCGAGGAGCTGGCTCGAATCATGGGGGAGTTTGAGATCGTGGAGCAGCCAAGGCCGAGCAGCAGCAAAGGGGACGATTTGCTCGCCATGATGGACGAGTTATAG